In Aedes albopictus strain Foshan chromosome 3, AalbF5, whole genome shotgun sequence, the genomic window GTGGAGGAAGCCTGGGGAATATAGGCAAGGTATTGGTGCTGTTGTGAGGCATGATGAAGGCCAGTTCTCCACTTGGAAGTAATGAAGGGATCAGTGGCATAGCGTCCATTGCCAGTCGTCCGTTGTTGTTGATTTCGTCCGAAGATCGACCAAAGAGACCTCCAAAAGGGCCCATTGCGCCAGGCTGTGGAAACCGTTGATACTTCAAGTAGGACTTTAGATGATTCGATATGCGTTGCTTGATTCCGGAGTCTACACCGGACACCGTGTTGAgatatttgtcgatttcttcgataCACTCGTTAAATCCACTTTTGAACTTATCAACCACAGTCGGATCTACGGCCATCGCAATGGCCAGTTTACGACGTTCCATGTCCTGCAGGTGCTTCACGGTTAGATCCAAAATGTCCGCCTTTTCTAGTTTTGAATGACGGATAGGCTGGAAGTGGATCAACAATTAGGATGGAAAATTGCGCATTTGAATTAATTATGAATTACGTACATCTTTCTTCATAGCATCCAGTAGCAGGGCCTTGAGATCGTTTAAATAATTATTTATCCTTGCTCGTCGTTTCTTCTCCATAATTGGTTTGTTGGtctgaaatttcatcagaatgcCAAATTAAACACACATATTTTGA contains:
- the LOC134292121 gene encoding transcription factor HES-4-like → MDFPGKSDHHGSEGRDAESYLRRIKAEIRKTNKPIMEKKRRARINNYLNDLKALLLDAMKKDPIRHSKLEKADILDLTVKHLQDMERRKLAIAMAVDPTVVDKFKSGFNECIEEIDKYLNTVSGVDSGIKQRISNHLKSYLKYQRFPQPGAMGPFGGLFGRSSDEINNNGRLAMDAMPLIPSLLPSGELAFIMPHNSTNTLPIFPRLPPLNASHFKPILQEKQPFAPSPPLSPVSDQDSTKGDPKTTTPLTKLRPGLAEHLMAAFPTPPTPEDSTRASAFKPNHKLIDRIRLRCEPIEREEQSDTKRRKVDREVEFSEDDSDEEDDADADADGKDTAGGDMWRPW